Sequence from the Gimesia sp. genome:
GGCAAAACAACCCGCGAACTGTTCGAAGAGTTCTTCCCCGGCCGCGATGATGTCGTCCGCCTGCTCATGGAACCGATCTCCTACGCCAACGGTTCGACTCTCGAAGATCCCGCGATCACCTACGGCATCGTTTTCTCGAACTTCATGCAGAAGGGCGTCTACACCTTCCGCGGCGGTACCGATCACCTGGTCAAGCTCATCAAGGCCGAAATGGAACGCAACGGTGTCGATGTCCGTATCCGCACACAGGTCGAGAAGATCGAAGTCACCCCCGACCGTCGTGTGACCGGCGTCGTGGTCAACGGACGTCGCATCGGCTGTAAGGCCATCATGTCCAACTCGAATATCAAAGGCACCATCCTCAACCTCGTGGGCGAAGAACATTTCGATCCCGAGTACGTCGAGGAAACCAAAGCCGTCCGCCTCAACAACAGCAGTACCCAGGTCTATATCGCTCTCAAGCCGGGCGACGAACTTGATTTCTGTGGCGACCTGCTCTTCCATTCCGAGCACAAAGGCTTCGACATCAAAGCCATGCTCAGTAAGGAGGTCAGTAGCCGCACCTTCTCGTTCTACTATCCCGAGACCCGGCCTGGCAGCGAACGCTCCCTGATCGTCTCGTCGACCAACGCGAATTTCAGCGACTGGGCTAATCTTCCCGACGACCAGTACGAAGCCGATAAGAATCATCTCATCGAGACGACCCTCGACTGCCTCGAACAGTACGTTCCCAACATCCGCGAACGTGTGGACCATCTCGAAGCTTCCACCCCGCGGACCTTCCAACGCTACACACAGCACCTGCAGGGAGCCTCGTTCGGAACCAAGTTCGAAGGTCTCAAGGTCAGTAAGGAACTGCCCGAACAAATCGAAGGCCTGTACCATGCCGGCTCGGTCGGAATCATCATGTCGGGCTGGCTCGGCGCTGTGAACTACGGCGTGATCGTCAGTAACGACGTCGATAAATACCTGACACCCGCTGCCGCCAGCATCTGAACCGCCGCCCCTGTTCGCACAGACCCGCTCACACAATAGAAACGGATTGATCTCGTGAATCTGGATGAAATCAAAGCCTGTATTCCGCACCGGGAACCTTTTCTGTGGCTCGATGAAGTCGTCGCGCTGGAAGAAAACAGCATCCACGCCCGCAAGTTCGTCTCACCCGACCTGGACCTTTTTCAGGGACACTATCCCGATCACCCGGTTCTGCCTGGC
This genomic interval carries:
- a CDS encoding NAD(P)/FAD-dependent oxidoreductase — protein: MAKDFLKDAKDEYDVIVIGSGLAGMTSANILARQGYSVLLLEHHYQLGGMATWFKRQNGHIFDISLHGFPYGMLKSCRKYWTQEIADNIVPLRGVRFENPQFSLETTFTRDDFTRLLIEKFGIESETVKNFFDTARKMNFFDDQGKTTRELFEEFFPGRDDVVRLLMEPISYANGSTLEDPAITYGIVFSNFMQKGVYTFRGGTDHLVKLIKAEMERNGVDVRIRTQVEKIEVTPDRRVTGVVVNGRRIGCKAIMSNSNIKGTILNLVGEEHFDPEYVEETKAVRLNNSSTQVYIALKPGDELDFCGDLLFHSEHKGFDIKAMLSKEVSSRTFSFYYPETRPGSERSLIVSSTNANFSDWANLPDDQYEADKNHLIETTLDCLEQYVPNIRERVDHLEASTPRTFQRYTQHLQGASFGTKFEGLKVSKELPEQIEGLYHAGSVGIIMSGWLGAVNYGVIVSNDVDKYLTPAAASI